A window of the Juglans microcarpa x Juglans regia isolate MS1-56 chromosome 5D, Jm3101_v1.0, whole genome shotgun sequence genome harbors these coding sequences:
- the LOC121265636 gene encoding uncharacterized protein LOC121265636 has translation MGNCCRRESRSMVWAGDDWGSVTSKIDEEADHQKTNYNVERLRLLGENGDFALSNSSTSTGTTTGAATREVRVKITKKELEELVGRVDVRGLSAKQILARLMDAADHIYDEAEHDHRSWRPALQSIPEDN, from the coding sequence ATGGGAAACTGCTGTAGACGTGAATCGAGGTCGATGGTATGGGCTGGTGATGACTGGGGCTCTGTCACGTCAAAGATCGACGAAGAAGCTGATCATCAAAAAACTAATTACAACGTGGAAAGGCTGAGGCTTCTTGGTGAAAATGGAGATTTTGCTTTGTCTAATTCTTCGACTTCTACCGGTACTACTACGGGGGCTGCTACACGAGAGGTGAGGGTCAAGATCACAAAGAAGGAACTGGAGGAGTTGGTGGGGAGAGTGGACGTGCGAGGTTTGTCTGCGAAACAGATCTTGGCTCGGTTGATGGATGCTGCGGATCATATATACGATGAGGCGGAGCATGATCATCGGTCGTGGAGGCCGGCCCTGCAAAGTATTCCAGAGGACAATTAA